DNA from Mustela erminea isolate mMusErm1 chromosome 18, mMusErm1.Pri, whole genome shotgun sequence:
TAGGACTGCAAGAACTTAACATACAAGTTGATGGCTGGCAGGGAACAGGCATGCAAGGAACCAACTGGCAAGTCTTGAGAATGTAGCAGATGGGTTGGTAATAAGTTGATTTGCAGAGCTGATCTTCGCCATTAATGGGTTGACAAGAACCTGCCTGGCAGCAAGTTGGCTGGCATGGACAAGCTGCACAGATGGTTGGTGGGCAAGAATTTTCAATACAGGAAGTTACCTCAGAGCAGGATGGCTGGCCGGACACAGTGTCACAGCAGACCGATTGGCCACAAGCTGACTGACATGATCTGGACACAAAGACAGGTTCTTGGCAGGAGCTTTGCTGGTCAAGGCTGGCTTCATTGCAATTTGCCTGACAACTGGTAGATTCCGTGCAGGAGGGTTGGCATGAGCTAACCAGGCAAGGAGACTGACCAGTTCCAGATTCATAGCCGGCTGTGCAGGAGCAAATGGGTTGGCAGACAAAACCAACGCAAGAAGTTGCTGGAAGGCAGGTAGGTTGGCAAGAAGCAGGTTCACAGACACTTGGGGTACTGCTGGATGGCTGACAATTTTCTTGGCATGTGACCAGTTGCCACGTTCTGCTCCGGCAGGAACTAGGCAAGCAAATACCATTTCGGAAGCCACCACCATTTGAGCACATGAAAGTGGGCACAGCTGGAATGGCCATGGTGGTGCCGGGACAACAGCTGTCCCCCATGGCACTGGTGTTAACCTTGCTAGGAAGTTGCAAACTCAGTATACCTGAGTGCGAAAGACATCTAATACATGGGGGCTTATATAGTCCTTCACTAGGGGTGTTGGTACAACTTAGAGCATCTTTCCTTGTTATTGTTTCTACTCATTTGCCTACAAACATCTGATTAGCAGGCTTCATGAGCCTGGATAGATATTGTCCCCACTTTAAAAACTTGTCAGTTGAGTTGAGAGTTCTCTTTGCTGAGTTTGGATTCCTTGATGGTTCCTGCTCTGGGATGAGCTGTCTCTTTTACAGGTTGTTCTCCAGCTGCCCTGAAGCAGGCCTTTCTCTGAACTAACCTCTCATCAGGAGGCCTCAGCCCAGCCAAAGCAGCCTGTTCTTCCTCCAGGAATGCAGTTCTGCACCATTTAGATGATCAGGAAATGAAGCCTTGACCCAGTTGAAAGAGGGTGATGTACGAGATGGTGAATAGAAAACCAGGCAGTGCAACCCAAGGGCACTTCAATATCTCCACCTCTAAGAACCTTCTTCCCATTTGGTTTTCCTGAAACTCAGTTTTATTAGTACCactaaaaataacagcaacagtAGTAGTAGGAAATGTTTCCCTTCCATTTATAGCATACTTACTATATACCAAGTCATTGACTTCATTTTTCATTGAATCTTGCAATGACCTTAAGTAGAAGGTATGATTCTCACTACTATGTTAGAGGTATAGCAAAACCAACTCAAAGAGTTTAAATCCTGTTCCCAAAATTTTGCAAgcaataaaatgttgaaataagGTCCAAACCTAGTTTGGGCTGACCCCAAAACCTCTGGTCTTAATCACCTGTTAGACCTCCTAACTTTGGAGTGGAAGAAAAAGACTATAACCCAGTGATTGAAGATTGACATTTGTATAGCAGTATGCTGACTCTTGGGCAGGTGGCCCAGGCCCTATGCTAGAGGCCATTCATCCAGTCCAGTGACTAGATTAAACCAGTATGAGTTCTTACCTCTACTTATCCATACACCCAAAGACAATCTTTTAATCTGGAAATTTTaataactacaaaatattttaccAAGGATTAAATCATATTATGGAGTTCACAAcatataaattctataaatataaaactacaaCAACCAATAGCTATATTAGGACATCACTGCAAAATAATTTTAGTGTTAAATCACCCCCTTCCAAGAGGGACTTATGAGGCATTGGTTGTCCTaactcttcccctctttctctagGCTCACCCTGGCTCTGTGTCACCAGTCATCTTCAGCATCCCACACTGGTCCATGTCTGATCCAGTTCACACCAGAGATTCACAACAGAATAGAAAGATCATGGCCTTGGGATCCCAATAGGGCTAGTGCCATTTCCTGGCTACTAATTCACTCTGTGGGATGTGTTAGTTCATTACCCAAGTATTCAAAGTACTGAGAGTTTATCAATTAATCACATTGCTGTTGctcaggttatttttatttttattaactgccTCACAATTACTAAAAATGTTGGAAATTCTGGAAGGTACTTTTCAAAGTACCAGCTAAAGAGTACCTTCTCCTTGGCACCCTCTTCCTTACCCTCattctaaaaggaagaaaaacttttctGATCAGAATGATGCCTGGGAAATCTTCACTCTTGCcattcaaatgccttttttttttttctaccattgCTTTTTGTGTTACAGCGCCGACCATTTCTTTTGCCGTCCAACTCATCACTAGTCATTTTGGCACCTTGCAAACTTCAGGGATCACAAGTGGTACAAACTTGCACTCCGTTTTATTCCTATCTACATCCCAAAGCTCTCAACtttcagaagaaatattttggtCTCACCAAATAGGTTAGTCATAATGGGAACATGAATATATTTGAGAAACAATGTCAACCCCAACCTGGAAAACTATCAATCCCCATGCTCATACCTAccacttttattgtttttaaaacagcccgtttttttattaatatatcatatattatttgccccaggggtacacgtctgtgaatcatcaggcttacacacttcacagcactccccatagcacatacccaccccaatgcc
Protein-coding regions in this window:
- the KRTAP29-1 gene encoding keratin-associated protein 29-1; the encoded protein is MGDSCCPGTTMAIPAVPTFMCSNGGGFRNGICLPSSCRSRTWQLVTCQENCQPSSSTPSVCEPASCQPTCLPATSCVGFVCQPICSCTAGYESGTGQSPCLVSSCQPSCTESTSCQANCNEASLDQQSSCQEPVFVSRSCQSACGQSVCCDTVSGQPSCSEVTSCIENSCPPTICAACPCQPTCCQAGSCQPINGEDQLCKSTYYQPICYILKTCQLVPCMPVPCQPSTCMLSSCSPTCCVSSPCQPLHCQPMSSISFICQPVANCQLPCSVNNPCKRVSCGTVLSSQPPCDGSTSCNQGGCKSPSCQPACCVTGLGKSSSGGCNCFQPTAPTLKIKLTHQGRLLRRGDDDENDDPDDAAPDDYYDQDAPNTMLPTTTLPTRCS